The following proteins are co-located in the Sulfurospirillum deleyianum DSM 6946 genome:
- a CDS encoding rod-binding protein — protein sequence MQVDNSIALMNAQYNSSTTSTLSTPTDALLKEQTDKFEAFFLKQVLDIAMNSEEENGLFEKDAGDKIYKSMYNDTMSSALSGGLGLSQMLFDYLKEGR from the coding sequence ATGCAGGTTGATAATAGCATCGCATTAATGAATGCGCAGTATAACTCTTCTACGACATCTACTTTATCAACGCCAACAGATGCGCTGCTTAAAGAACAAACCGATAAGTTTGAAGCCTTTTTTCTGAAACAAGTGCTCGATATTGCGATGAACAGTGAAGAAGAAAATGGACTTTTTGAGAAAGATGCGGGTGATAAAATTTATAAATCTATGTATAACGATACCATGAGTAGTGCGTTAAGTGGTGGTTTAGGTTTAAGTCAGATGTTATTTGACTATCTCAAAGAGGGGCGTTAA